A genomic window from Halomonas sp. LR3S48 includes:
- a CDS encoding ATP-dependent zinc protease: protein MTVIAEEEQALFGWVEKSTLEPWGVEVKAKLDSGALTSSLDARDIERFDKEGEEWVRFRLKLEDEANGETFSEWLELPLYRSLKLRGAGGVDRRPVVLMKICMGDTVYEEQFSLRDRGDMNYPLLLGRRTIGHLGLLDVRETFLTEPDCGDEAPLVEYDPEEDDATDHVVMAD, encoded by the coding sequence ATGACGGTTATTGCCGAAGAGGAGCAGGCGCTGTTTGGCTGGGTCGAGAAAAGCACCCTCGAGCCTTGGGGCGTCGAGGTGAAGGCGAAGCTGGACAGCGGAGCGCTGACCTCCTCGCTCGATGCTCGTGACATCGAACGCTTCGACAAGGAGGGCGAGGAGTGGGTGCGCTTTCGCCTCAAGCTGGAAGACGAAGCGAATGGCGAGACCTTTAGCGAATGGCTGGAGTTGCCGCTCTACCGCAGCCTCAAGCTTCGTGGTGCGGGCGGCGTCGATCGTCGACCCGTGGTGCTGATGAAGATCTGCATGGGCGACACCGTCTACGAGGAGCAGTTCAGCTTGCGCGATCGCGGTGACATGAACTATCCACTGCTGCTCGGGCGTCGCACCATCGGTCATCTGGGGCTACTGGACGTACGCGAAACCTTCCTTACCGAGCCGGACTGTGGCGATGAGGCTCCCCTGGTGGAGTACGATCCTGAAGAGGACGATGCCACCGACCATGTCGTCATGGCAGATTGA
- a CDS encoding 16S rRNA (uracil(1498)-N(3))-methyltransferase: MNLILLTPEEIRHDRLACLRDPRRLRHLKEVHRAQVGDSLTLGVAGGGIGRGELTLLSDDEARFTLDGLDTPPPPALPVHLVLALPRPRMLARSLEHVSALGVKHITLLHTRRVEKSYWQSPELDPAKIHDHLVLGLEQARDTQLPEVSLAKGFRPFVEERLPALLEGRRGLVAHPGMAQACPTGLTEPTALFIGPEGGFIPHEVERLLEAGCEGIHLGPRILRVETAVVALLARLF, from the coding sequence ATGAACCTTATCCTGCTCACCCCCGAGGAGATCCGGCACGACCGCCTGGCGTGCCTGCGCGACCCACGTCGTCTGCGTCATTTGAAGGAGGTTCACCGCGCCCAAGTGGGCGACAGCCTGACCCTGGGCGTGGCGGGTGGTGGCATCGGGCGTGGCGAACTCACGCTGCTCAGCGACGACGAGGCGCGCTTCACCCTCGACGGGCTCGATACGCCACCGCCGCCGGCGCTGCCGGTACATCTGGTGCTCGCCCTGCCGCGCCCGCGCATGCTGGCCAGGAGCCTCGAGCATGTCAGCGCGCTGGGCGTGAAGCACATCACCCTACTGCACACTCGCCGGGTGGAGAAGAGCTACTGGCAATCCCCCGAGCTCGACCCGGCGAAGATCCACGATCACCTGGTGCTGGGGCTCGAGCAGGCGCGAGACACACAACTGCCCGAGGTGAGCCTGGCCAAGGGTTTTCGCCCCTTCGTCGAGGAGCGCCTGCCGGCCCTGCTCGAAGGCCGGCGCGGGCTCGTCGCCCACCCCGGCATGGCCCAGGCCTGCCCAACGGGGCTCACCGAGCCCACCGCGCTGTTCATCGGGCCGGAGGGTGGCTTCATTCCCCATGAAGTGGAGCGCCTGCTCGAGGCCGGCTGCGAAGGCATCCATCTGGGCCCGCGTATCCTGCGGGTGGAAACGGCGGTAGTCGCCCTGCTGGCCCGCCTCTTCTAG
- the phaR gene encoding polyhydroxyalkanoate synthesis repressor PhaR — protein MRVIRKYANRRLYDTQQSRYVTLEDLRRLILDEEPFRVEDAKSGEDLTRTILLSIIIEQEQADGEAEVFSNDLLAQFIRVYDMAQPLPLARYLEQGTQLMLEQQKRMQDQWQQAMRHSPMELMREMAEENMRFWQQAIGQGQPGKPEPKEGKDENDDK, from the coding sequence GTGCGCGTGATTCGCAAGTATGCCAACCGTAGGCTCTATGATACCCAACAGAGCCGCTATGTGACGCTCGAGGATCTGCGTCGCCTGATTCTCGACGAGGAGCCGTTCCGGGTCGAGGATGCCAAGAGCGGGGAAGACCTGACCCGCACCATCCTGCTGTCGATCATCATCGAGCAGGAGCAGGCCGATGGCGAGGCCGAGGTGTTCTCCAACGACTTGCTGGCACAGTTCATCCGCGTCTACGACATGGCCCAGCCGCTACCGCTGGCCCGCTACCTCGAACAGGGCACCCAGTTGATGCTCGAACAGCAGAAGCGCATGCAGGACCAGTGGCAGCAGGCCATGCGCCACTCGCCCATGGAGCTGATGCGTGAGATGGCCGAGGAGAACATGCGTTTCTGGCAGCAGGCGATCGGCCAGGGGCAACCCGGAAAACCGGAGCCGAAGGAAGGCAAGGACGAAAACGACGACAAGTGA
- the purD gene encoding phosphoribosylamine--glycine ligase, translating into MKVLIIGGGGREHALAWKVGQSPRVERVFVAPGNAGTAHEPGLTNIAIEATELERLVDFAHEEGVALTIVGPEAPLVEGVVDRFREAGLAIFGPTQGAAQLEGSKSFTKDFLARHAIPTAAYRTFTEVEPALAYLTEQGAPIVIKADGLAAGKGVIVAMTLAEAEAAVRDMLEANAFGDAGARVVIEEFLEGEEASFIVMVDGTTVLPMATSQDHKRALDGDAGPNTGGMGAYSPAPVVTESVHERIMERVIMPTVHGMAAEGHAYTGFLYAGLMIDAEGNPKVIEYNCRFGDPETQPIMLRLQSDLAELCLAGARGELAGHTCEWDPRAAVGVVLAAGGYPGSYRKGDAIEGLEAAAATGCKVFHAGTAEDDQGRTVTSGGRVLCVTALGQGVSLARDLAYRGVAAIHWDDVQFRSDIAYRAIARERQAV; encoded by the coding sequence ATGAAGGTTCTGATCATCGGCGGCGGTGGCCGCGAACACGCCCTGGCCTGGAAAGTTGGCCAGTCGCCTCGTGTCGAGCGAGTTTTCGTGGCGCCCGGCAACGCCGGCACGGCCCATGAGCCGGGCCTGACCAACATTGCCATCGAGGCGACCGAGTTGGAACGTCTGGTGGATTTCGCCCATGAGGAAGGCGTGGCGCTGACCATCGTCGGCCCCGAGGCGCCGCTGGTCGAGGGGGTGGTCGATCGCTTCCGCGAAGCCGGGCTGGCCATCTTCGGCCCCACCCAGGGTGCTGCTCAGCTAGAGGGCTCGAAGTCCTTCACCAAGGATTTCCTCGCCCGCCACGCCATTCCCACGGCCGCCTACCGCACCTTCACCGAGGTCGAGCCGGCGCTGGCCTATCTCACCGAGCAGGGTGCGCCGATCGTGATCAAGGCCGATGGCCTGGCAGCGGGCAAGGGCGTGATCGTGGCCATGACCCTGGCCGAGGCCGAGGCGGCGGTGCGTGACATGCTCGAGGCCAACGCCTTCGGCGACGCCGGGGCTCGCGTGGTGATCGAGGAGTTTCTCGAGGGTGAGGAGGCGAGCTTCATCGTCATGGTCGACGGCACCACGGTGCTGCCGATGGCCACCAGCCAGGACCACAAGCGTGCCCTCGACGGCGATGCCGGTCCCAATACCGGCGGCATGGGGGCCTACTCGCCGGCCCCGGTGGTGACCGAGAGCGTGCACGAACGCATCATGGAGCGCGTCATCATGCCCACGGTGCACGGCATGGCGGCCGAGGGACATGCCTATACCGGCTTCCTCTACGCCGGCCTGATGATCGACGCCGAGGGCAATCCCAAGGTCATCGAGTACAACTGCCGCTTCGGCGATCCCGAAACCCAGCCAATCATGCTGCGTCTCCAATCGGACCTGGCCGAGCTGTGCCTGGCGGGAGCACGCGGCGAACTGGCTGGTCATACTTGTGAGTGGGATCCGCGTGCCGCCGTGGGTGTGGTACTGGCGGCGGGGGGCTATCCTGGCAGCTACCGCAAGGGCGACGCGATCGAGGGTCTCGAGGCTGCCGCTGCCACCGGCTGCAAGGTGTTTCATGCCGGCACCGCCGAAGACGACCAGGGCCGGACGGTAACCAGCGGAGGCCGGGTGCTGTGCGTCACCGCGCTGGGACAGGGGGTGTCCCTGGCACGGGACCTGGCTTACCGGGGCGTGGCGGCGATCCACTGGGACGATGTGCAGTTCCGCAGCGACATCGCCTATCGCGCCATTGCCCGCGAGCGGCAAGCCGTCTGA
- a CDS encoding acyl-CoA thioesterase, which yields MERIKLEFPESAIVHRQPLSVRITDMNYGRHLGHDTLVSLLHEARIQAFGALGLTEWDMGGYPSVVADLAVQYQSEARWPDALVVETAIPSPAGKAIVVYHRVRHAEGGRPVATARLNVVLVDPTQGRSVAIPDAVSQAICGAESA from the coding sequence ATGGAGCGCATCAAGCTGGAATTTCCCGAGTCCGCCATCGTGCATCGCCAGCCGCTGTCGGTGCGCATCACCGACATGAACTACGGCCGACACCTGGGGCATGACACCCTGGTGTCGCTGCTCCACGAGGCGCGTATCCAGGCGTTCGGTGCGCTTGGGCTGACCGAGTGGGACATGGGCGGGTACCCCAGTGTGGTGGCCGACCTCGCCGTCCAGTACCAATCCGAGGCGCGCTGGCCGGATGCGCTGGTGGTGGAAACCGCGATCCCGTCGCCTGCGGGCAAGGCGATCGTCGTCTATCATCGGGTACGCCATGCCGAAGGCGGGCGGCCGGTGGCCACCGCTCGCCTCAACGTGGTGCTGGTGGACCCGACCCAAGGGCGCAGCGTCGCCATTCCCGATGCCGTTAGCCAGGCTATCTGCGGAGCGGAGAGCGCCTGA